The DNA sequence CAGCCGTTCGTGAGGCAGCCCATCGAGATCACCGGACTCGACCGTGTGCTCGACACGTATCCGTCCATCGACGCCGCGCTCGAGCACCGTCAGGACCCGGACGGACGGACCCCGCGGTAGATTCCGCGCCGCACGATCCACGGTTGCAGCACACGCCGCACCGACCACGCGGGGAAGCGGAACGCGGTGCCGTTGGGGGCGAACACCTCGAGGCCGTCCGGCTGGGCGCCGAGCACCGAACCCCACCGCCGGGTGGGCGCACGGTAGTCGCGCAGCCGACGGCCGCCGAAGTCCGCACGAACGTTGCGGGCCAGCAGTTCATCGGCTCGGTTGCGGGCGCTGCTGCGCAACGGGTCGGTGGCCGCCACGTCACCGACCGCCCAGATATTCTCGTGCCCAACGACTTTCAACGTGGGTGCCACCCGGACGAAACCGTCGTCGTCGAGCAGTCCGGCGGGCAGCCAGTCGGTGTTGGGCCGGACGCGACCGATCGCCCACAGCACGGCATCGGCCGACGACGGCGACTGCCCGGTGCTCCACTCGACCGGTTCGGCGGTGATGCGGTCGCAACCGAAGCCTTCGGGCACGACGGCGCGACGGCCCGGTCGCAGGACCACACCCAGCCCGTCGAGTCGCCGGGCGATCCGCGCCCACACCCTCGGATGATGATGCGGGAGCGGCCTCGGCCCGGGGAAGCACAGTTCGACACAGGTTTCCGGCCAGGTGAGCGCCAGATTCGCGGCACTGCTCACCGCTGCCGCACCCCCTCCCACCACGAGGACCGAACGGGCGGCGGCCAGCCGCGCGTGATCGGCGCGCAACTGGGCGGCGACCTCGTCGGCGGACCGATGACCCGGTCTGCGCCAGAATCCGTTGGTCACCCCGGTGGCGATGACGAGCGCATCGAAGTCCTCGACCATTGCGGAGCCATCCGAGTTGTGCCCGAACACCTTTCGGCCTTCCAGGTCCACGCCCGTCAGGGTGGCGTGCGCGGTGCGCACCGGGTCGAGGGCGCGGAACCGCTCGAACGGGATCCAGTAGTCGCGCGCCCACTCGTCGGGACGGGCGAGCCGCACGCCGAGCTCCTGTCCGCTGACCAGGCCGGGTTGCCCGGAGATCCCGACGACGTCGAAGTGGCGGGCCAACCGCATCGCGGTCAGTACACCGCTGTCGCC is a window from the Mycolicibacterium litorale genome containing:
- a CDS encoding FAD-dependent oxidoreductase, translating into MRLARHFDVVGISGQPGLVSGQELGVRLARPDEWARDYWIPFERFRALDPVRTAHATLTGVDLEGRKVFGHNSDGSAMVEDFDALVIATGVTNGFWRRPGHRSADEVAAQLRADHARLAAARSVLVVGGGAAAVSSAANLALTWPETCVELCFPGPRPLPHHHPRVWARIARRLDGLGVVLRPGRRAVVPEGFGCDRITAEPVEWSTGQSPSSADAVLWAIGRVRPNTDWLPAGLLDDDGFVRVAPTLKVVGHENIWAVGDVAATDPLRSSARNRADELLARNVRADFGGRRLRDYRAPTRRWGSVLGAQPDGLEVFAPNGTAFRFPAWSVRRVLQPWIVRRGIYRGVRPSGS